Proteins from a single region of Acidianus ambivalens:
- a CDS encoding cobalt-factor II C(20)-methyltransferase, whose product MIYVIGLGPGDPELITVKAQRILSEAEVIFVPYSTGTNRSLALGIVEKFTKGEIVILGFPMKKDVKDEELKEIAKIICEKSNGRKVSAFVTLGDPTLYSTFFRVFNFLNCQDVEIIPGVSSITACPSKVKIPLALKNEAIAIIPADRLDLIKLVNGKFETILVMKANENLAEIKELLFPYYNILYARRCYMEGENIHELKGDEDKDYFSTLICKVKENER is encoded by the coding sequence TTGATTTATGTTATAGGTTTAGGTCCAGGAGATCCTGAATTGATTACCGTGAAAGCTCAAAGAATATTATCAGAGGCTGAAGTAATATTTGTTCCTTATTCTACTGGTACTAATAGGAGCCTAGCATTAGGAATAGTTGAGAAATTTACTAAAGGCGAAATAGTTATTTTAGGTTTTCCAATGAAGAAAGATGTTAAAGACGAAGAGTTGAAAGAAATAGCAAAAATCATTTGCGAAAAATCAAATGGAAGGAAAGTCTCGGCTTTCGTAACTTTAGGTGATCCAACCCTTTACAGTACGTTTTTCAGAGTATTTAACTTCCTTAACTGCCAAGACGTCGAGATAATTCCAGGAGTGAGCTCTATTACTGCTTGTCCATCAAAAGTTAAAATTCCTCTTGCATTAAAAAACGAGGCTATAGCAATAATTCCTGCAGATAGACTGGACTTAATTAAGCTAGTGAATGGAAAATTCGAGACAATATTGGTAATGAAAGCAAATGAAAACCTTGCGGAAATTAAGGAATTACTATTTCCTTATTATAATATACTTTACGCTAGGAGGTGTTACATGGAAGGAGAGAATATTCATGAATTAAAAGGTGACGAAGACAAAGATTATTTCTCAACCTTAATATGTAAGGTGAAGGAAAATGAAAGGTAA
- the cbiT gene encoding precorrin-6Y C5,15-methyltransferase (decarboxylating) subunit CbiT — protein sequence MLGIPDEMFIRDEKIPMTKEEIRVLALSKAKLFHGAKFVDIGSGTGSVTVEAGLFVGSKGKVYAIEKDPNAVELIRKNVEKFDLRNVTIIQGESPDALKEIREEVDAIFVGGSERLEESLMASNEILKKKGRIVLDAILLETAVKAMEVLNSMNYNPQIIEVIVAKGMKTSKGYAMLSRNPIFIIYGEKP from the coding sequence ATGTTAGGAATTCCGGATGAAATGTTTATAAGAGATGAAAAAATTCCTATGACTAAGGAGGAAATTAGAGTATTAGCTTTATCTAAGGCTAAGCTTTTCCACGGTGCAAAATTTGTAGATATCGGTAGCGGAACCGGGAGTGTTACAGTTGAGGCAGGGTTATTCGTTGGAAGCAAAGGTAAGGTTTACGCCATAGAGAAGGATCCTAATGCTGTAGAATTAATTAGGAAAAATGTAGAAAAATTTGATTTACGTAATGTGACTATTATACAAGGAGAATCTCCTGATGCATTAAAAGAAATAAGGGAAGAAGTAGATGCAATATTTGTAGGTGGGTCTGAAAGACTTGAGGAAAGCTTAATGGCTTCTAATGAAATTCTGAAGAAGAAAGGGAGAATAGTCCTTGATGCAATACTTTTAGAGACCGCAGTGAAAGCTATGGAGGTACTTAATTCAATGAATTATAATCCTCAAATAATCGAGGTAATTGTTGCCAAAGGAATGAAAACGTCGAAGGGATATGCAATGTTGTCTAGAAATCCTATTTTCATTATTTACGGTGAGAAGCCTTGA
- the cbiD gene encoding cobalt-precorrin-5B (C(1))-methyltransferase CbiD produces the protein MIQTLKRFGITTGAVAAAASKASVIYLVRGEKPDKVVVPTPIGIRIEIPVEKYFDEEGKRCAEVKKFSGDNPDILDSLEIISCSEFSSSGIQIIGGKGIGVVTRPGLKLEIGEKSISHIAKQMIIDAVSEVTTEGIKITIIVPKGEELAKNTMNPDVGIEGGISILGTTGIEYPVSDEDYLEHIKAEMCVIKASGNNKIVLAPGNTSFEYARKIYGDIVVKIGDRVGDSIKLAKDEGFSHVVIVSLPGKITKVSAGLLNTHSKFGDARIESIVYSALIAGVPLEKLKRIAESLTISEALEFLTPEERRRVMQIVAKRVLSRLSKFGVKLGVIILSDNGEVLAKEGDL, from the coding sequence TTGATTCAAACTCTTAAACGGTTTGGAATAACCACTGGTGCTGTTGCAGCGGCAGCATCAAAGGCTTCGGTAATTTACCTTGTAAGAGGAGAAAAACCGGATAAGGTAGTAGTTCCTACTCCTATAGGAATAAGGATCGAGATTCCGGTTGAAAAGTATTTTGATGAAGAAGGTAAAAGGTGCGCTGAAGTGAAGAAATTTTCCGGAGATAATCCAGATATTCTAGACAGTTTAGAAATAATTTCTTGTAGTGAATTTTCTTCCTCTGGAATACAAATTATAGGAGGAAAAGGAATAGGAGTAGTAACTAGACCGGGATTAAAGTTGGAAATCGGTGAAAAGTCAATAAGTCATATAGCTAAACAAATGATAATTGACGCTGTAAGCGAAGTTACGACGGAAGGAATAAAAATTACGATTATAGTACCTAAGGGCGAGGAGTTAGCTAAAAACACAATGAATCCCGACGTTGGAATTGAGGGCGGAATATCTATATTAGGCACCACCGGAATTGAATACCCAGTAAGTGACGAGGATTATTTGGAGCATATAAAAGCTGAAATGTGCGTAATAAAAGCTTCTGGAAATAATAAGATAGTTCTAGCTCCGGGAAATACAAGCTTTGAATATGCGAGGAAGATCTACGGCGACATTGTTGTAAAAATAGGCGATAGAGTTGGAGATAGTATAAAATTAGCGAAAGACGAGGGTTTTTCTCACGTGGTAATAGTTAGCCTTCCCGGAAAAATTACTAAAGTTTCGGCGGGTCTTTTAAATACCCATAGCAAATTCGGTGATGCTAGAATAGAAAGCATAGTCTATTCGGCGTTAATAGCAGGAGTACCTTTAGAAAAACTAAAGAGGATAGCAGAATCCTTGACCATATCAGAAGCCTTAGAATTTTTGACTCCAGAGGAGAGAAGAAGAGTAATGCAGATTGTTGCTAAAAGAGTCCTTTCACGCTTATCCAAATTTGGAGTTAAGCTCGGTGTTATAATACTCTCAGATAATGGTGAAGTCTTAGCTAAAGAAGGTGATTTATAA
- a CDS encoding precorrin-3B C(17)-methyltransferase: MGKIYVVGIGPGGKEARTLEMLEAIKESDVIVAYTTYAKLIQDLTDGKEVITAKMKEEVFRAKVAIEKALQGHTVAVISSGDPQVYGMAGLIYDMACKNNVNVEIQIIPGITAANAVAAKLGSPLSMDFAVISLSDLLIPSEEILNRVRKAAEGDFVIVLYNPINKPLLLEAMRIIKEVKGIDVPVGIVKSAYREDEEIMIATLSTWEKFLNKINMITTIIVGNSKSYICNNKIITPRGYERRYDLHVIDSNS, from the coding sequence ATGGGTAAAATTTACGTTGTAGGTATAGGTCCGGGAGGAAAGGAAGCAAGGACGTTAGAAATGCTTGAGGCTATAAAGGAAAGCGACGTTATTGTTGCTTATACTACTTACGCTAAGTTAATTCAAGACTTGACTGACGGCAAGGAAGTAATAACTGCAAAAATGAAGGAAGAAGTATTTAGGGCAAAAGTTGCAATAGAAAAGGCTTTACAAGGTCACACTGTTGCTGTAATATCTAGCGGAGATCCGCAAGTTTACGGTATGGCAGGCTTAATTTACGACATGGCTTGTAAAAATAATGTTAATGTAGAGATTCAAATAATTCCAGGAATAACCGCAGCAAATGCTGTTGCTGCTAAATTAGGCTCACCACTATCAATGGACTTTGCAGTAATTAGTCTAAGCGACTTACTAATTCCTTCTGAGGAAATCCTTAATAGAGTGAGGAAAGCCGCAGAAGGAGACTTCGTTATAGTCTTGTACAATCCTATAAATAAGCCTTTATTACTTGAGGCGATGAGAATTATAAAGGAAGTTAAAGGAATTGACGTTCCAGTAGGTATAGTAAAATCAGCTTATAGGGAAGACGAGGAAATTATGATAGCAACCTTATCTACTTGGGAGAAGTTTTTGAATAAAATAAACATGATTACAACAATTATTGTAGGAAATTCAAAGTCTTATATTTGTAACAATAAAATAATTACACCAAGAGGATACGAGAGGAGGTACGATCTACACGTCATTGATTCAAACTCTTAA
- a CDS encoding precorrin-8X methylmutase, with protein sequence MDTAIIIITHGSRRNTFVEDMEGVAKYVEDKLQIPVYLSHNEFTEPNWRNLVSSLLEKGINKFIFALAFLGRGNHVAKDIMGSFGVNEFYKWEEAQYEGRKVKVYFTRPLADSPLVKLSLFYRISSAVRKDNSFNFLEDPEEIEENSMELSRQKVREITGKDGEELEIISRAVYASGNLEIARHIYISKDAIEMGVSALKSGVGILTDVKMVKAGLRWNAENYLDDAVELAKKLKITRTAAGIRIGLSKEPKIVVIGNSPTALVEAIKMHEEEGVEIPLIVATPPGFTNAVEAKEKLISTDIPCIVLRGNYGGSNIAVSIMNEIIRYARGKNG encoded by the coding sequence ATGGATACAGCAATTATAATCATAACTCACGGCTCAAGGAGGAATACGTTTGTTGAAGATATGGAAGGAGTAGCAAAATACGTTGAAGATAAGCTACAAATTCCAGTTTATTTATCTCATAATGAATTTACTGAGCCAAATTGGAGGAATTTAGTTTCATCTTTGTTGGAAAAAGGAATTAATAAGTTCATATTCGCTCTAGCTTTTTTAGGTAGAGGGAATCACGTCGCTAAAGACATAATGGGTTCCTTTGGAGTTAACGAATTTTACAAATGGGAAGAAGCCCAGTATGAAGGTAGGAAAGTTAAAGTTTATTTCACAAGACCTTTGGCAGATTCTCCGTTAGTTAAGTTATCATTGTTTTACAGAATTTCCTCAGCAGTAAGAAAAGACAACTCCTTCAATTTTTTGGAAGATCCTGAGGAAATAGAAGAGAATTCAATGGAATTATCAAGGCAGAAAGTAAGGGAAATAACTGGAAAAGACGGAGAAGAGTTGGAAATAATAAGTAGAGCAGTTTATGCGAGCGGAAATTTGGAGATTGCAAGACATATTTACATAAGCAAAGACGCAATAGAAATGGGAGTTTCAGCGTTAAAGTCCGGTGTAGGAATATTAACTGACGTTAAGATGGTTAAGGCAGGATTGAGGTGGAACGCTGAAAATTATTTAGACGATGCAGTAGAGCTTGCTAAAAAATTAAAGATAACTAGAACTGCTGCAGGAATAAGGATAGGACTTTCAAAAGAACCTAAGATAGTAGTTATAGGTAATTCTCCAACCGCATTAGTTGAGGCAATAAAGATGCACGAGGAAGAAGGAGTTGAAATTCCTTTAATAGTAGCAACTCCCCCAGGATTTACTAACGCCGTTGAGGCAAAGGAGAAGTTAATCTCTACTGATATTCCTTGTATAGTACTTAGGGGCAATTACGGAGGAAGTAATATTGCAGTCTCAATAATGAATGAAATAATTCGTTATGCACGTGGTAAAAATGGGTAA
- a CDS encoding AAA family ATPase has product MGNEIYFGWGKENRVSFSSLLDSLNDWAEDKVILVLDEAQELHKMRGFNILPSLAYAFDNLRKVKIILSGSEIGLLLKFLKLEDAGSPLFGRAFSRVELKPFTKEEAVEFLRRGFEELKVDFSDYEKVYNELGGIPGWLTYFGFRYYEIREFDKAMNETLNYAKRFIISEFEHFLLDKMIAKERYYTIMKSTANCNNWSGIKNELEAKEGIKISDSELSNYLNHLLDSSWLTKVDDRYCPSEPLIGRAFKE; this is encoded by the coding sequence ATGGGTAACGAGATTTATTTTGGTTGGGGGAAGGAAAATAGGGTGAGCTTTTCTTCCCTCTTAGATTCCTTAAACGATTGGGCTGAAGATAAGGTAATTCTAGTTCTTGACGAGGCTCAAGAGCTTCATAAAATGAGAGGGTTTAATATATTACCTTCTTTAGCTTATGCCTTTGATAATTTGAGGAAAGTTAAAATAATACTCAGCGGTTCAGAAATAGGCTTATTACTAAAATTTCTAAAATTGGAAGATGCGGGATCTCCATTATTTGGCAGGGCATTTTCAAGGGTTGAACTAAAACCTTTTACTAAAGAAGAGGCAGTAGAATTCCTCAGAAGAGGATTTGAAGAATTGAAAGTAGATTTCAGCGATTATGAGAAAGTCTATAACGAACTTGGAGGAATTCCTGGCTGGTTAACTTATTTTGGTTTTAGATATTATGAAATAAGAGAATTCGATAAAGCAATGAACGAAACTTTAAATTATGCTAAGAGGTTTATTATAAGCGAATTTGAGCATTTTCTATTAGATAAAATGATAGCTAAAGAAAGATATTATACCATAATGAAGTCTACAGCTAATTGCAATAATTGGAGTGGAATAAAGAATGAATTAGAAGCAAAAGAAGGAATAAAAATTTCAGACTCGGAGCTTAGTAATTATTTAAATCACCTGCTCGATTCTTCATGGTTAACTAAAGTTGACGATCGATACTGTCCTTCAGAGCCGTTAATAGGTAGAGCGTTCAAAGAATAA
- a CDS encoding cobalt-precorrin-7 (C(5))-methyltransferase, giving the protein MALYVIGVGPGDPELITLKGIEKIKSAEVITGWGSVIERFSAYVKGKKVIPLNYKEEAKLLNEVMNLAKDKEVAFLNHGDPAVSDYQLLDKLKKLAKEYGVSLEIIPGISSIIRALQIVERDLTQVIVVTLHVRGEIDYSKLRDLIKTGRDLLIIPEPYPDGVKRIALQFEKEDPTLTIMEKLTYPDEKIWKFKCSEIIKGDIKFGDLTIVYVPSVY; this is encoded by the coding sequence ATGGCACTCTATGTTATAGGCGTAGGTCCAGGAGATCCAGAGTTAATAACGCTAAAGGGCATTGAGAAAATAAAGAGTGCTGAAGTAATAACTGGTTGGGGAAGCGTAATAGAAAGGTTCTCTGCGTACGTCAAAGGCAAAAAAGTAATTCCATTAAATTATAAGGAAGAGGCAAAATTACTTAACGAAGTTATGAATTTAGCTAAGGATAAGGAAGTCGCATTTTTAAATCATGGAGATCCAGCAGTTTCTGACTATCAACTTTTGGATAAATTGAAAAAGTTAGCTAAAGAATATGGAGTTAGTCTTGAAATAATTCCTGGGATCTCATCAATAATTAGGGCTTTACAAATAGTTGAAAGAGACTTAACGCAGGTTATAGTAGTAACATTACACGTAAGGGGAGAAATCGATTATTCAAAGCTTAGGGACTTGATAAAAACAGGAAGGGACTTACTAATTATTCCAGAACCTTATCCCGATGGCGTCAAGAGAATAGCTCTTCAATTTGAGAAAGAAGACCCAACTTTAACAATTATGGAAAAATTAACATATCCTGACGAGAAGATCTGGAAATTTAAGTGTAGTGAAATAATAAAAGGAGATATTAAATTTGGGGACTTAACTATAGTTTATGTTCCTTCAGTTTATTAA
- the cbiG gene encoding cobalt-precorrin 5A hydrolase: protein MERAWRGFAIIYASKNNIAERLCEEMKKREIPCSLFSYKEANFENIWKCYDGIIFTMALSGAVRTVCKYAQSKDKDPAVIAIDDEGKFVIPILGAHWGANEYAEEIARLLGSTPVITTASELSNITSVEEFARLINCKILNVENVVKVTSALLRGEEVCVKGLKALPKVKGKYKIGDDCNYFVIIGENQGNNDNAVYLKPLKLSIGIGSKIETDERTIEEAILFALNKINADISQVEVISSVREKVRKVAEKLGVKFRLLSLDEVNSFEDECLSPQSEKLKELGIRNVAEACALISAGKNAKLILRKIPYKGEVTVSIASIGD from the coding sequence ATGGAGAGAGCCTGGAGAGGATTCGCTATTATCTATGCAAGTAAAAATAATATAGCGGAGAGATTATGTGAAGAAATGAAGAAAAGGGAAATTCCATGCTCTCTTTTCTCTTATAAGGAGGCGAACTTTGAAAATATTTGGAAGTGTTATGACGGAATAATCTTTACTATGGCGTTAAGCGGCGCAGTTAGAACAGTATGCAAGTACGCTCAAAGTAAAGATAAAGATCCTGCAGTTATTGCAATAGACGATGAAGGAAAGTTTGTGATCCCAATATTGGGGGCACATTGGGGAGCTAACGAATATGCAGAGGAAATTGCAAGATTATTGGGTTCTACACCAGTAATTACTACTGCAAGCGAATTATCTAACATAACAAGTGTTGAGGAATTTGCTAGGTTAATAAATTGTAAAATACTTAATGTTGAAAACGTAGTGAAAGTAACTTCCGCACTTTTAAGAGGTGAAGAAGTTTGCGTAAAAGGTTTGAAAGCATTACCTAAAGTTAAAGGTAAATATAAAATTGGAGATGATTGCAATTACTTTGTCATAATAGGAGAAAACCAGGGAAATAATGATAATGCAGTATATTTAAAACCTCTCAAACTTTCTATAGGAATAGGCAGTAAGATTGAAACAGATGAGAGAACAATAGAAGAGGCCATTCTTTTTGCCTTAAATAAAATAAACGCAGATATATCGCAAGTAGAAGTGATTTCTTCCGTTAGAGAAAAAGTTAGGAAAGTTGCTGAAAAGTTAGGAGTAAAATTTAGATTACTCTCATTAGACGAAGTTAATTCATTCGAGGACGAATGCCTTTCTCCCCAAAGCGAAAAATTAAAAGAGCTAGGAATAAGAAACGTTGCCGAGGCCTGCGCTCTAATTTCCGCAGGTAAGAACGCAAAACTGATTTTGAGGAAAATTCCTTATAAAGGAGAAGTAACAGTTTCTATTGCATCAATAGGTGATTAA
- a CDS encoding zinc ribbon domain-containing protein has product MVKYCPKCGYPNSDDANFCVRCGYQFSAVGDQQSQQPNSQPPYIPANSNSSESPKKKIPLKAIIGGILAIIIILVVFLVVLPLISPHGVSALASTAQSEFGGKWVTAKCKSGTASYMGNGEYKVEYLNGTVVYESYNSLQFTNLLSPPFSGSSAYQIIYNAYPSKVVFSIINGTANGEKTYIILIGAYWNYTPSPASETYSVINSILSNSSYSASISAAEAQAKSQGICFVLSSFNGLDYYYTSTANTTLLSQLPISSSPLQSLGVTSISALGAFEGVSNNEEIAVLAVNLAPTNSQMQSIVSQFQSCL; this is encoded by the coding sequence ATGGTAAAATACTGTCCAAAGTGCGGATATCCGAATTCTGACGATGCAAACTTTTGTGTCAGATGCGGGTATCAGTTTTCGGCTGTAGGAGACCAGCAGTCTCAGCAACCTAATTCCCAACCACCTTATATTCCTGCAAATAGCAACTCTTCAGAGTCGCCTAAGAAAAAGATACCATTAAAGGCTATTATTGGTGGTATATTAGCTATAATAATTATTTTAGTAGTATTCTTAGTCGTATTGCCATTAATATCTCCTCATGGGGTTTCTGCATTAGCATCTACTGCACAGAGCGAGTTCGGCGGTAAATGGGTTACTGCTAAATGTAAATCTGGTACCGCAAGCTACATGGGCAATGGAGAATATAAAGTGGAATACCTAAATGGAACAGTAGTTTATGAGAGCTATAATAGTCTTCAATTTACTAATCTTTTATCTCCACCATTTAGCGGTTCATCGGCTTATCAAATAATCTATAATGCCTATCCGTCCAAGGTAGTTTTTAGTATAATTAATGGTACAGCCAATGGCGAGAAAACTTATATCATTCTTATTGGAGCTTACTGGAATTATACTCCTAGTCCTGCCTCCGAGACTTATAGCGTAATAAACTCGATCTTATCTAATTCTAGTTATTCTGCTTCGATTTCAGCAGCTGAAGCTCAAGCTAAATCTCAAGGAATATGCTTTGTACTATCATCATTTAATGGATTAGATTATTATTACACGTCAACGGCTAATACTACGTTATTAAGCCAACTCCCAATATCATCTTCGCCCTTACAATCTTTAGGCGTAACTTCTATATCTGCTTTAGGCGCATTTGAAGGAGTATCAAATAATGAAGAAATTGCAGTATTAGCTGTAAACTTAGCTCCTACAAATTCTCAGATGCAATCAATTGTGAGCCAGTTTCAGAGTTGTTTATAA
- the fdhF gene encoding formate dehydrogenase subunit alpha translates to MMMVKSICPFCGVGCGIDLEVEEGKIVRVLPDKTHVVSKGHLCGKGSIAFKSLYAEDRVLYPLKKEGEKFVRISWKEAIDEIYFKLNKIIKEYGPFSVGFYGGCQNTLEEVYSFMKLARALGTNNVDSCARVCHDPSAIALKEMLGVGASSTSVVQIPKAKALVIAGESTTESHPVISQYIVELKRKGGKLIVIDPRLTGIAKIADLYLQISPSTDIYLFNAVANYLISNGLIDENFIEQRTEGFEDYKRVVSKYSIDDAEKITGIPKEKIIEFAKLISQKPVIFSWGLGLTQSSGVNGVRALVNLALLTGNIGIEGGGVIVYRGQANVQGSGDLIKPNVFPNGKMDELHALQLKEVWGFKPPIQPGKTVTEALYGSNLKAVFLMNFNPAKSFPNRKVVEKFLSSLDLLVVIDSFMTETAKFAHYILPAAMWAEKEGSVTSLDRLVKWRFKAIDPPGEAKPELEIIADIARKFGFNFSSDPKEVFNELKEVSSYSNLNFGEITDYSLPSRYPQNDEVLYKEKFLTEDGKAHFHPVEQPKLSKGMILITGREVTHYNTDELIVRSGFPEIPLEIFINPEDATRLGIKEGDEVEISSECGSAKARVKLSNEIMKGTVFAYMHNAEINYVVCSEMDEEAKTPKFKYTVVSIRK, encoded by the coding sequence AAGAAAGAAGGTGAGAAATTCGTAAGAATTTCATGGAAAGAAGCAATCGATGAGATTTATTTCAAATTAAACAAGATAATTAAAGAATACGGTCCTTTCTCTGTAGGCTTTTACGGAGGTTGCCAGAACACTTTGGAAGAAGTTTACTCTTTCATGAAACTTGCAAGGGCGTTGGGAACTAATAACGTAGATTCTTGTGCTAGAGTATGTCATGATCCTTCAGCAATAGCATTAAAGGAAATGTTAGGAGTAGGAGCCTCCTCGACTTCCGTTGTTCAAATTCCTAAAGCTAAAGCTTTGGTAATAGCAGGAGAATCAACAACGGAAAGCCATCCGGTAATATCTCAATATATTGTGGAGCTTAAAAGAAAAGGAGGTAAACTAATAGTTATAGATCCTAGATTAACAGGAATTGCTAAAATTGCAGATCTTTATTTACAAATTTCTCCTTCTACTGATATATACTTATTTAACGCTGTTGCAAATTATTTAATTTCTAATGGATTAATTGATGAGAATTTTATTGAGCAAAGGACGGAAGGCTTTGAAGACTATAAGAGAGTTGTAAGCAAGTATTCCATTGATGATGCAGAGAAAATAACTGGAATTCCTAAAGAAAAAATAATTGAATTCGCCAAGTTAATTTCACAAAAGCCTGTTATTTTCTCTTGGGGCTTAGGATTAACTCAGTCTTCAGGAGTTAACGGAGTGAGAGCTTTAGTTAATTTAGCGTTGCTAACTGGAAACATTGGAATAGAAGGAGGAGGTGTAATAGTATATCGTGGCCAGGCTAACGTTCAAGGTTCTGGAGATTTAATAAAGCCTAACGTCTTCCCTAATGGTAAAATGGATGAGTTGCATGCTTTACAATTAAAGGAAGTTTGGGGATTTAAACCGCCTATTCAGCCGGGTAAAACGGTTACTGAAGCTCTGTATGGCTCTAATTTAAAGGCGGTATTTTTAATGAACTTTAATCCTGCTAAGAGTTTTCCTAATAGAAAAGTAGTTGAAAAGTTCTTATCATCTCTAGACTTGTTGGTCGTTATCGACTCCTTTATGACTGAAACTGCCAAGTTTGCTCATTATATATTGCCTGCAGCAATGTGGGCTGAAAAGGAAGGCTCTGTGACAAGTTTGGACAGGTTAGTAAAGTGGAGATTCAAGGCTATTGATCCTCCAGGGGAAGCTAAACCTGAGCTAGAAATAATAGCAGATATAGCAAGGAAATTCGGTTTCAATTTCTCGTCAGATCCTAAGGAAGTATTTAATGAGCTAAAAGAGGTATCATCATACTCTAATCTCAACTTTGGAGAAATAACTGATTATTCATTGCCATCAAGATATCCGCAAAACGATGAAGTACTTTATAAAGAAAAATTCCTAACCGAAGATGGCAAAGCTCACTTCCACCCAGTTGAGCAACCAAAGCTTTCTAAAGGTATGATTCTAATCACTGGAAGGGAGGTTACTCACTATAATACTGACGAACTAATAGTTAGGTCTGGATTTCCAGAAATTCCGTTAGAGATTTTTATTAATCCAGAAGATGCTACTAGACTGGGAATAAAGGAGGGAGATGAAGTGGAAATATCTTCAGAATGCGGTTCTGCAAAGGCTAGAGTTAAGCTATCAAATGAAATAATGAAAGGAACAGTATTTGCTTATATGCATAATGCTGAAATAAATTATGTTGTATGTAGCGAGATGGACGAAGAAGCTAAGACCCCCAAATTTAAGTACACTGTAGTTAGTATTAGAAAATAA